The segment TGCATTGCGTGGCAAAACTACAGGCGAAAATGTAAATTGTCGAAAAAAGCTCTAACGACGTGGATACAACACATCCCTGTTGTAGGCCCAGATCGCATCCTGCAAATAGCTGCCAGCCTTACGACGAAACAAAGAGCCAATAAGATTGATTGTGTTGCCGCCAATGACGGTGATATAACCCGGTGTTCGGTTTTTTTGCGCCACAATAATTCCTGTAATAACTGCGGCAGTGCCAAATATTGGTAGCACATTGCCAACACGTTTATTCTTGAGGTATTGTTTGTAGTATGCGGTAGCTTCAGGAGAAATAAGCATCAGGTTCTTCACCGTTTGCGGCTCCAGTAACGAACCATTCATTGTAATACGGTTGTTGAAGCGCAGGGTCTTTTGATTGTATTGCAACCGCAGGGAATCGATATTGAGTTGTGCGCTACTATCAAGAGCAACAACAAGAAACAATAAAAACATTAATGATCGTATCATGCTATAAAATATAAATAGGTGTTAGTTTTTCGGTTATTCATGACTGAAAGTATATTTTTCTGTGAAGATTTATTCTGTTTACTAAACTAATCATTAAACAAACATGGCTTGATCTGCTGATAACACAGTAAGGTTGTCTATCTGATGCCGTTGCCTTACATTTGCCGAAACTTACTATTGATAAATGCAACATCACAGCTTACGAATAACACTTTCGGTTTTACTAACAGGTGCTGCTTTTGTTTTCTTTGCACAATTCATGACCTTATCACTTAATGAAGATCAGCGTTTTTTTCTCATCGTACAGGCGTTGTTATTCTTATTTCTTTCTTCAGCAAATTATACCGATAGGAAAAAGGCATTGCTTGGAAAAGCGAAAACACATTTAGTTATACTCATCGTTCTTGCTGTCGTATTATCGATCAATGGATATTTCTTAGTGAAAAAAGGGAACATTGATGTCGCTACTTCTTCTTTACTTCATAAAAGTAATACGCATTAATCTAAGCATCTTTCGCTTACCATTTCAATAAAGCACTGGCCCAGGTAAAGCCACTGCCAAAAGCTGCAAGACACACAAGATCACCTTCGTTTATTTTACCAGCTTCCCATGCCTCGCATAATGCAATTGGTACCGATGCTGCTGTTGTGTTACCGTACTTCTGAATATTGTTATACACCTGGTCGTCTCTGAGTTTTAGTTTCTGTTGAACAAATTGTGCTATGCGCAGGTTTGCCTGGTGAGGTATCAACAGTTTCAGATCCGTTGCTTGATAACCGTTAGCAGTAAGCGCTTCCATAATTACTTCCGGAAATTTCACCACGGCTGTTTTAAATACAGCCGGGCCATCCATATTGGGAAAATTCTCAGCATTATCGATCATTGCATGACTCATAAACATATCCGCTATTTCAGTATCATTAAAACTTGCCAGATTTTCTTTCCAATGATTGGCATGCGTACCCGGGTTATACATCGCAAGAATTTCCGCATCACTTCCGTCGCTATGTAAATGTGTGCTGAGGATGCCACGGTTCTCATCAGCTGTTGGTTGTAACACAACAGCACCTGCACCATCGCCGAAAATTACACTGATATTTCTGCCTCTTGTACTAAAGTCTAATCCAAATGAATGCTTCTCTGCTCCAACAACTAATATGTTTTTATACATACCCGTTTTTATAAACTGATCGGCTACGGAAACAGCATAAACAAAACCGCTACATTGATTACGCACATCCAATGCACCCACTTGTTTCATTTTCATAGCACGCTGTAACAGCACCCCGCAACCGGGAAAATAATAATCGGGACTTAATGTAGCGAATACAATAAAATCAATATCCTGTGGAGTAATACCCGCACGTTCAATCGCAACCTTTGCTGCTTCCACCCCCATTGTAGTAGTTGTTTCTTCTGTTCGATGGGCGTAACGACGTTCTTTAATACCTGTGCGTTCCTGTATCCATTCATCGTTCGTATCCATGTATTTAGTAAGATCGTTGTTTGTAACAACGTTGGAGGGTACATACATACCAATCCCTGCTATTTTGCTGCGAACCATATGGCAATCAATTTTAAAGAAAGTTAGGAAATAGAACCGAAATGAAACTGTTACAAACAGAACCGTTACAAAAGCGCATTAAAAAAGGGGCATTGCCCCTTCTTAATTATTATTATTTGTGAAAGATCATGCCATGATTTCCCACACTTCATTACCACGTAAGAGTTTATCGAGATTGCCAACTCCTTTGGTTCCGATGGCTTCATCAATCTGTAGTTGCATCACATCTTCGTAGCAGGCACGCTCCGTTTCGTAAAACACACCAAATGGACGAGGTAAATGACCGGCAATACGAGGATCATCAAACATGCGTACCAATATCTGTGCTTTGTAAAAATCTTTTTCATTATGGATCCACAGATCATCTTTGCTAAATCCTTCATCGAGGTTAACGATGACCGGACTAAAGCCATCAAGCTTGATCCCTTTATTTTTTGCAGCACCAAACACTAATGGCTCACCATGTGTAAGGAATAATGTTTCATCCTGCTTGCTTGATTTTTCAGTAAACACTTCAAATGCTCCATCGTTAAAAATGTTACAGTTCTGATAAATTTCAAGGAAGGATGCACCTTTATGCTGCTGACTGCGGATGAGCGTTTCCTGTAAATGTTTAGGGTCACGATCCATGCTGCGTGCAATAAATGTTGCATCGGCACCCATAGCCAAAGCCAACGGATTGAACGGATGATCTATACTACCCATTGGTGTACTCTTGGTCACTTTCTTTTCCTCAGAGGTAGGTGAATACTGACCCTTTGTTAACCCATAGATCTGATTATTGAACAAAAGAATATTTACATCAAAGTTGCGGCGTAACAAATGGATCGTATGATTACCACCAATACTCAAGCCATCACCATCGCCGGTAACGATCCATACACTCAGTTCAGGTCTTGCTGCTTTTAATCCGCTGGCAACTGCAGTTGCACGACCATGGATCGAATGCATACCATACGTATTCATATAATAGGGGAAACGACTGCTGCAGCCGATACCACTTACGATCACTATATTTTCTTTGGGGATACCAAGTGTTGGCATCACTTTCTGTACCTGTGCTAAAATGGAATAATCACCACAACCCGGGCACCAGCGAACTTCCTGGTCGGTTGCAAAATCCTTAGCGGTAAGGGCAGGGGCGGTCGTTACTTCACTCATAGAATTGTATTGCCTCAAATTTACGCAGAAATTCAACTGCACAGCATTTTAAACAACTGTAATTGATCATTTCGATATTAATTCTTCCCAATATTCTGCGGCTCTTCTTGTGTGCGGAATCACGATTGTGCCACCAACTATATTTGCCACGGCAAAGATCTCATACATCTGTTCGGTACTGATCCCCTCTTCATGACATTTGCCGAGATGATATTTGATGCAGTCATCACAGCGTAATACCATGCTGGCAACCAGACCCAGCATTTCTTTTGTTTGGGTTGAAAGGGCACCTTCAGCATAAGTATTAGTATCGAGGTTCCAAAGGCGTTTGATCACAAGGTTGTCTTTGCTCAAGATCACCTCATTCATTTTGGTGCGATAGTCATTAAACTTTTGTACAAGATTGCTCATAGCTTATTTTTTGCCAAAGATATTTGATTGCATTGCTGAAAAAACAAAACCCCCGATGTATCGGGGGCTTGTTAATCGGTATCTAAACAAGATTAGTAACGGTTATTGCTGAAGCTTCTGTTACCGGAGAAAGAACGACGGTCGCTATTGCTGCGTTCTTCACGTGGTTTGGCTTCTGTTACTTTAATTGCACGGCCTTCCACCATACCACCATCGAGTTCGCTGATTGCTGTTTTAGCAGCTGCATCATCACTCATTTCCACAAATCCAAAACCACGGCTGCGGCCTGTGAATTTGTCGTTGATCACTTTAGCACTGGTTACATCACCATAGCTTTCAAAAAATCCTCTTAAGTCATCATCAGTTACGTTGAAGCTTAAGTTAGAAACATAAATGTTCATGTTGTTAATTAAACATTGAATTAAAAAATCTGAGCAAATACGGGCGTAAAAGATGACTAACTATTAGCAGATCCTTCGATAAACTCAGGACAAGGGCGTAGCAGATAATACGATTCACTTACAAAACACTGTATAACTCAAAATAACGGCGCAAAGATAAGGGGATACTGCTGCAGGAATATCGTAAATACCCTTTAAAGGCTCTGTTTAAACTTTTTTTTAAAATTTTTTACGGCTAATGAGTCCCAATTAATGCATTAAACCACAATTGCTTATCTGCGCTTAATACGAACCCTGAATCGTAGATTAACGATACCCTGTAAGAAAAATACTGAAAAAGATTAGGATAATTTAAAACTACCTTATACTTTTGCTAAGCATTTACCCCTAGAGAACGATACATACAACACTAAATAGCTAATTCTCAGCTGTTTTTTTACCATCGCACTTCTTAGGGTATTTACTAGAAAACTAAACGTACCCGTACCATGAAACAAAAATTTACCCCCGTAATTTGTGCAATTGTTATTGCCCTCACTTTTCTCTCAAACAACATTTTCGCCCAATCTTTATTAACTGGTGAGTATCCAGGAGCTTATGAATCTCTTTTGGGTGTTCGTTACCGTAAAATGAATTTTGGAAACAGTAACCAAAGTGCTGCAGTATTTACAGGTATTCCTGATCTTACAAACGGCAACAAAGCAACAGGCGATTTAACTTATGGCACTGCCGGTTCGTTTTCATTCACCATTACGTTTAACAGCGGCAACAACACATTCACAACTGTAACAACCGTTAACGGCAACCCTACAAGCTCATCATTCGCAAACGTGTCTGGTAATTTATCAAGTGCCGGTAAGATTGCTTCTGCAAACAATATTAATATGTTGACATTGGCTATTAAAACGCCAAACAACGGAACTATAACCGTATCTGATCTTACAATCGATGGGATGCCTATCATCGGTAGCTATACCCGCAGCAACTCAAACGGTACTTCAAACTGGTATATGCCATCATCGGCTTTAACCGGCGGTTTTGTGGTTACAGGTACAGTTACCATGTCTGGAACAATGGGTAACGGTAATGAAGCTCAATTAGTAGAATTAGGTTTTGCTAATTCATCTTCAGCTCCTGGTCCTCTTCCTGTAGTTTGGGGTGGTTTTGCAGGTAAACGTGTAAACAGTGCAACTGTTGGTTTACAGTGGAGAACATTACAAGAACAAAATGCATCACACTACAATGTACAACGTTCTGAAGATGGTATCCGTTTCCGTACGATTGGTATGGTAATGGCGCAAGGTACTACTGCTTCAATTACTGATTATACTTTCAATGATAAGAACGCAACCGGTACGATGTATTACTACCGTTTGCAACAGGTTGATTTTGATGGCAGCATTGACTACTCTTCAATCATTAAACAAGGTAACGGTGGTCAACAAACTTTGGTTGGTGGTTTAGGCAGCAACAAGATCATGGTTCAGTTCTTCAGCAACGATACCCGTAACCTCCGCATCGTGAACAACAGCGGTATCATCGTAAAACAAATCAACAGCACTACACAGCAACAGGTGTTAGATGTAAATAATCTGCCTGTAGGTGTGTACGCTTTACAAATCATAAACAGCGACGGTACTTCAGAAGTACACCGCTTTGTAAAATAATTTCTAGGTTCTCTTATGGTACGGATCTGAGGGCAGCAGTTTCTACTTCAGCCTGAACGAGATCTAAAGAAAAAGCCCCACATATTTAATGTGGGGCTTTTCTGATTTTATTACTGAAGTGATTATGCAGTGACTGCTTCACCATATAATTCCTGCTGCAGTTGTTTTACTCTTGCATCTTCCAGGTATTCATCAAAGGTTGTAAGTTTATCGATGATACCGCCAGGCGTTAACTCAATAATACGATTAGCTGTTGTATGCATGAACGTGTGATCATGCGATGTTAATAACACCACACCTTTATATTCTATACATTGTTCGTTGAAGCTTTGAATACTTTCCAGGTCAAGATGGTTGGTTGGCTGATCTAATATAATTACGTTCGGATTCTGCATCATCATTTTACTAACCATACAACGCACTTTTTCACCACCACTCAGCACATTGGTCTTCTTCATAATATCATCACCACTAAACAACATCTTGCCTAAAAATCCACGAAGAAAAGGTTCATCTGCATCAGTTACATGACTGGGCACATATTGACGCAACCATTCCATCAAATTCAACCCTTCGGTAAAGAAGCTGTTGTGTTCAACAGGCAAATATGCTTTTGTAATGGTTGATCCCCATTCGTAAGCACCGTGATCAGCAATTTCTTCTGCATTAATAATATCGAAGAAATGAGTGACCGCCAAAGGATCTTTACTTACGATAGCGATCTTATCGCCTTTGTTAACTGTAAAGTTTACTTTATCGAAAAGCACACGGCCATCAATTGACTTTTTCAGATTTTCGACATTCAGGATCTGGTTTCCTACTTCACGCAATGGCTGAAAAATAATACCGGGGTATTTTCTGTTTGATGGTTCAATTTCCTCAATCGTGAGTTTTTCCAAAGCTTTCTTACGGGAAGTGGCCTGCTTACTTTTAGAAGCGTTTGCACTGAATCGGGCAATAAAGTCGAGCAAAGCCTGGCGTTTCTCTTCTGTTTTCTTGTTTTTGTCGCCCATCTGGCGTGCCATCAATTGGCTGCTTTCGTACCAGAAGCTATAGTTACCGGTGAAGACTTTAATCTTTGAACGGTCCACATCGGCCACATGCGTACAAACAGCATCAAGAAAGTGACGATCATGACTCACCACCAATACAATATTTTCATAATCAGCCAGGAAGTTCTCCAACCAGCCGATTGTTTCAATATCCAAACCGTTGGTCGGTTCATCGAGCAACAGAATGTCGGGGTTACCAAACAATGCCTGCGCCAATAACACTCTCACTTTCAGGTTACTGGGAATTTCCTTCATCAAACTCTGGAGATATTCTTCTTTAATACCCAGCCCGCTTAAAAATGCGGCAGCGTCACTTTCGGCTGTGTAACCACCCATTTCACCGAATTCGCCTTCCAGTTCACCTGCACGCATACCGTCTTCTTCGCTGAAATCGGGTTTCAGGTAGATCGCATCTTTTTCCTGCATCACTTCCCACATTTTCTTGTGGCCCATGAGAACCGTGTTCAACACCGTTTGCTCATCGAACTCGAAGTGGTTCTGTTTCAATACCGCCATGCGTTCGCCGGGGGTAATTTCAACGGTTCCTTTGTTGGGTTCAATTTCGCCGCTGAGGATCTTTAAAAAGGTACTCTTGCCGGCACCGTTGGCGCCAATTACACCGTAACAATTGCCCTTGCTGAAGTTGATATTCACTTCATCGAACAACACCCGCTTACCGTAGGAGAGGGTTATATTTCTTGCACTGATCATAGTTGTGATTGTTGCTCACTGATTGCACAGACGTTCACAGATGTTTGTTTCTGTGGGCTTTCATGTCATCAGTAAGATTTTTGAAGCTGCGAAGGTATGGAAAAACAGGCAGGGAAAGGGTTTGAAAGTAATTAAACTCGTTGGTTCAAAAGGATTAAAAAAGCAAAAGCCCCGGTTAAATAACCGGGGCTTTTTGATATTTATTTTTATACTACTATTTGTTACCGCCAAATTTATAGATGCCGGTAAGTCCTAAATGACTTGTTGTAATACCATCTTTGCTAAGACCATTGTAGTTTAATGCTATCTGAATTTTATTGGTATTAAATCCAATTTGAGGTTGCCAGTTAAAACCTGTTACAGATTCGCTATAAGCAGTAAAAATCCCTATTCCTGCCTGTGCACCAATGAAAAATTTAGGCGTAGCGTAATAACGAGCACCTACAAGAACAGGAATAAGACTTGTATTAGGATACACAATTGATATGCCTGATTCAGTAACAGACTTGCCGAGAAAATGATTATAGCCAGCAGAGATTATACCACTTGCTTTTTCAGAAAAACCATATTCGCCTTGTAATTCTCCTCCAATGCTCATGGTACTTGTGTTACTGAAATCACCAACTGCAAGACCAAGACGAAGACCAGCCCCGAATTGAAATCCGGATGGAGCCTGAGCGTTAACACTAATTGTTGTGCTTACAACGATTGCAAAAAGTAAGAATGCTTTTTTCATGTGAATTTTAATTTGAGCGCAAAAAAAAGTGAATGTAGCTGAACAAAAAAATAAAATTTCTAACTGTTATATATAGCCGCACTTATTAAAAAAATGACACAGTTATGAATACTTGACCGTGTATTTACTATTAAAAAATGATGAAATGCACATGATAAACAGAATAGACTTTCAGCTTGATTATTCAAATTAGATTTGACGAATGCAACGTTGCTAAGAAATGAGTTGTCAGTATGAGAACTAAAGAAGCTTATTTGTGAGAAATACTTTCCTTATTATACTGTTCACAGTTACTCTCTTTTCGTGCAATAAAGATAATGGACTTGAAAATTTAAGAAACCAGGTTGCCGGTAAATGGGAAATAGAGAAAAGAGTATGCGGGTTATGTATGACTCCACTTACAATATATCCGGAAGGAAACGGTAATATAATTGTACTGCTTATCGATGGAACATTTGAACGACGCCTTCACGATTCATTGATTTTTAAAGGCAAGTTCTTTCTAAACAAAAGTAACGAATGTGGTAAGCCGGATTCAGATATTTCATTATCTACAAATGAAAGTTCAATTACAACGCCTCTTTTTGTTCAAATAGTAGCGGGCAAGTTGCAACTAAACACTCCCTCTTGTTATGCCGACGGTGCCGGCACAACGTACAGACGAATACAATAAAGATGAGTAAGGATATGTTGTACGTCCGTTTACCTGGATCAAGTTGATAATTCAGTTCATTATTCTTTCTTTACTTCTCTTTTAAAGAGGTATAGGTAATCGCTATTGTCAGTACTGTTACTCACAGCATGTACTAATTTCCAACCTTGTTTACCCATATAATTTAACGCATCAACAGCTGACTTAAATCGTATCAGGTTATTACTGCTATCCCGAAGCCGCTTACCAAGCCGATGCATCACATCATCATCATTACCTTCATCAATCGTAATGGTTGTTCCTTCAGTAATAATGGAATAATAGATTTTCACCGTGCAATACTGTTCAATTGTATTTGTTTGCTGCGCCATAACAAACAATGTCATGAAGGATATCATGATTGTAATAAAAAGATGTTTCATCTGATTTTTTCAGTAATCTAATTACTCAAATGAAAACTTACCGTTAAAACAAAAGCTGCTGCACTTCCAGTACAACAGCTTTTGCAGTTTATTAACGTGTAATATAACGTTACAATTTCTTGATCTTGATATTCCTGAACCATACTGCATTATCATGATCCTGCAATACGATCTTTCCTTTTTTAAATGTACCGAAGCCGGGCCATTGTTTAAACTTGCTTGCTGCGATCATCTTTGTCCAGTTGTCATCCCACATGGTGGTGGTTACAACTGTAACACCATTCAAACGATGTTCAAGTTTGCCATCTTTAATAATGATCTCTGCAAGGTTCCATTCGCCAACAGGCTTTACTGTCTCCGGTGTAGCGGAAATCAAATCATACAAATCACCTGCACGGTGCTTGTTGATCTTTGCATCGGGATGCCCATTGTTATCCAGCACCTGCATTTCAGGACCTGATTCATAGGGATGCTTAAACTTTGCCGTATCCTCGTTAGAAAGAAAAATGATACCGCTGTTTCCGTTTGGAGAGATCTTCCACTCAATTTTTAAATGAAAGTTTTCATATTCTTCATCAGTAAGGATATCACCGCCGTCAACTATTTTTCCATCTTGTCTTACTGAAGTATCAAGATGCAATGTGCCATCCACCACTTTCCATGCATTGCCAGCCGACGTGCCGCCATACTTGTGCCATCCTTTGGTAGTTTGTCCGTCGAATAGCGATACCCAACCATCCTTCACTTCCTCATCAGTTAATAGAGGTGGTGTTGCGGCAGGTAGTTCTGCTGTTGAGGTATCATTTGTGTTTGAAGTTTCGCCTTCATTATTACAGGAAGCAAATAAACCCATGGCTGCAATCATTAAAATTGAACGAATCATGTTTATTTGTTTTTAAGTAACAGAATATATTTTACCATTTGTTCTGCGTCAGCAATATTTACTGCAGCATTTGGCGGCATAGCCACATCACCCCATACACCGCTACCACCTTTCACTACTTTCTCCGCAAGCATTTTAATATTTGCTTCTGTTGCTTCATATTTATTTGCTACATCACGGTAAGCAGGGCCAATTACTTTTTCATCGATCTTATGACAGGTTAAACAAAGGTTTTCAGGTTTGGCAACAAGGGCAAGACCTTTTTCATAATCAGGATTATCACTTGGCGAAGGAGGAGTTGCTTCTGCTTCCTGCTTTGCTTCTTCTTTTGGTTGCTCTTTATTTTCTGTACCGGCGCCACCACAGGCAATTAGTGCAAGCATAACAGCTGAGGTAAATAAAATCTTTTTCATGTGTATTTTTTTTATTTTTTTGAAAATTGTCACATAGAATTCGCCATGAAATTTTCATCGCAGTTGATAAACTTTAGCTCGAAATTTTTATGACTCATTTCATGATCTATTGTTTTAAAGTTGAAAATTTGATTAATCGAGACCTAAAATACGACGGTTAGAAGCAACATCGCTTCCACTACCCGCAAAATCATCGAATGTTTTATCAGTTACACGAATGATATGGTTTTTAATAAATTCGGCTCCTTCTCTTGCACCATCTTCCGGATGCTTAATACAACATTCCCATTCCATCACTGCCCAGCCATCGTAACCATACTGTGTGAGTTTGCTGAAGATGGTTTTGAAGTCAACTTGTCCATCACCAGGCGAACGGTAACGACCTGCTCTGTTCAACCAACTTTGATAACCGCCAAATGTTCCCTGGCGACCGCTTGGATTAAATTCTGAATCTTTTACATGAAATGCTTTGATGCGCTCATGATACAGATCGATGTATTCAATGTAATCAAGTTGTTGCAATACAAAGTGCGATGGATCGTATAACAAACATGCACGTTTGTGGTTGTTTACTTTTTCTAAAAACATTTCATACGTAATACCATCAAACAGATCTTCACCCGGATGAATTTCATAACATACATCAACACCGCATTCATCGAAGTAATTCAAAATCGGCAACCAACGTTTTGCTAACTCCTTGAAACCTTCATCGACCAAACCTTCAGGACGTTGCGGCCACGGATGAAATGTGTGCCACAACAACGAACCACTGAA is part of the Lacibacter sediminis genome and harbors:
- a CDS encoding 3-oxoacyl-ACP synthase III family protein; amino-acid sequence: MVRSKIAGIGMYVPSNVVTNNDLTKYMDTNDEWIQERTGIKERRYAHRTEETTTTMGVEAAKVAIERAGITPQDIDFIVFATLSPDYYFPGCGVLLQRAMKMKQVGALDVRNQCSGFVYAVSVADQFIKTGMYKNILVVGAEKHSFGLDFSTRGRNISVIFGDGAGAVVLQPTADENRGILSTHLHSDGSDAEILAMYNPGTHANHWKENLASFNDTEIADMFMSHAMIDNAENFPNMDGPAVFKTAVVKFPEVIMEALTANGYQATDLKLLIPHQANLRIAQFVQQKLKLRDDQVYNNIQKYGNTTAASVPIALCEAWEAGKINEGDLVCLAAFGSGFTWASALLKW
- a CDS encoding 2-oxoacid:ferredoxin oxidoreductase subunit beta encodes the protein MSEVTTAPALTAKDFATDQEVRWCPGCGDYSILAQVQKVMPTLGIPKENIVIVSGIGCSSRFPYYMNTYGMHSIHGRATAVASGLKAARPELSVWIVTGDGDGLSIGGNHTIHLLRRNFDVNILLFNNQIYGLTKGQYSPTSEEKKVTKSTPMGSIDHPFNPLALAMGADATFIARSMDRDPKHLQETLIRSQQHKGASFLEIYQNCNIFNDGAFEVFTEKSSKQDETLFLTHGEPLVFGAAKNKGIKLDGFSPVIVNLDEGFSKDDLWIHNEKDFYKAQILVRMFDDPRIAGHLPRPFGVFYETERACYEDVMQLQIDEAIGTKGVGNLDKLLRGNEVWEIMA
- a CDS encoding carboxymuconolactone decarboxylase family protein, producing MSNLVQKFNDYRTKMNEVILSKDNLVIKRLWNLDTNTYAEGALSTQTKEMLGLVASMVLRCDDCIKYHLGKCHEEGISTEQMYEIFAVANIVGGTIVIPHTRRAAEYWEELISK
- a CDS encoding RNA recognition motif domain-containing protein, coding for MNIYVSNLSFNVTDDDLRGFFESYGDVTSAKVINDKFTGRSRGFGFVEMSDDAAAKTAISELDGGMVEGRAIKVTEAKPREERSNSDRRSFSGNRSFSNNRY
- a CDS encoding T9SS type A sorting domain-containing protein translates to MKQKFTPVICAIVIALTFLSNNIFAQSLLTGEYPGAYESLLGVRYRKMNFGNSNQSAAVFTGIPDLTNGNKATGDLTYGTAGSFSFTITFNSGNNTFTTVTTVNGNPTSSSFANVSGNLSSAGKIASANNINMLTLAIKTPNNGTITVSDLTIDGMPIIGSYTRSNSNGTSNWYMPSSALTGGFVVTGTVTMSGTMGNGNEAQLVELGFANSSSAPGPLPVVWGGFAGKRVNSATVGLQWRTLQEQNASHYNVQRSEDGIRFRTIGMVMAQGTTASITDYTFNDKNATGTMYYYRLQQVDFDGSIDYSSIIKQGNGGQQTLVGGLGSNKIMVQFFSNDTRNLRIVNNSGIIVKQINSTTQQQVLDVNNLPVGVYALQIINSDGTSEVHRFVK
- a CDS encoding ABC-F family ATP-binding cassette domain-containing protein; the encoded protein is MISARNITLSYGKRVLFDEVNINFSKGNCYGVIGANGAGKSTFLKILSGEIEPNKGTVEITPGERMAVLKQNHFEFDEQTVLNTVLMGHKKMWEVMQEKDAIYLKPDFSEEDGMRAGELEGEFGEMGGYTAESDAAAFLSGLGIKEEYLQSLMKEIPSNLKVRVLLAQALFGNPDILLLDEPTNGLDIETIGWLENFLADYENIVLVVSHDRHFLDAVCTHVADVDRSKIKVFTGNYSFWYESSQLMARQMGDKNKKTEEKRQALLDFIARFSANASKSKQATSRKKALEKLTIEEIEPSNRKYPGIIFQPLREVGNQILNVENLKKSIDGRVLFDKVNFTVNKGDKIAIVSKDPLAVTHFFDIINAEEIADHGAYEWGSTITKAYLPVEHNSFFTEGLNLMEWLRQYVPSHVTDADEPFLRGFLGKMLFSGDDIMKKTNVLSGGEKVRCMVSKMMMQNPNVIILDQPTNHLDLESIQSFNEQCIEYKGVVLLTSHDHTFMHTTANRIIELTPGGIIDKLTTFDEYLEDARVKQLQQELYGEAVTA
- a CDS encoding 3-keto-disaccharide hydrolase; translation: MIRSILMIAAMGLFASCNNEGETSNTNDTSTAELPAATPPLLTDEEVKDGWVSLFDGQTTKGWHKYGGTSAGNAWKVVDGTLHLDTSVRQDGKIVDGGDILTDEEYENFHLKIEWKISPNGNSGIIFLSNEDTAKFKHPYESGPEMQVLDNNGHPDAKINKHRAGDLYDLISATPETVKPVGEWNLAEIIIKDGKLEHRLNGVTVVTTTMWDDNWTKMIAASKFKQWPGFGTFKKGKIVLQDHDNAVWFRNIKIKKL
- a CDS encoding c-type cytochrome, translating into MKKILFTSAVMLALIACGGAGTENKEQPKEEAKQEAEATPPSPSDNPDYEKGLALVAKPENLCLTCHKIDEKVIGPAYRDVANKYEATEANIKMLAEKVVKGGSGVWGDVAMPPNAAVNIADAEQMVKYILLLKNK
- a CDS encoding sugar phosphate isomerase/epimerase family protein codes for the protein MKTIKGPAIFLAQFMGDKAPFNSLETICEWAASLGFKAVQIPTWEKRLIDLKLAAESKTYADELKGKINSYGLEISELSTHLQGQLVAVHPAYDTMFDAFAADEVKGNPKARQEWAVQQLMYGAKASQNLGITAHATFSGSLLWHTFHPWPQRPEGLVDEGFKELAKRWLPILNYFDECGVDVCYEIHPGEDLFDGITYEMFLEKVNNHKRACLLYDPSHFVLQQLDYIEYIDLYHERIKAFHVKDSEFNPSGRQGTFGGYQSWLNRAGRYRSPGDGQVDFKTIFSKLTQYGYDGWAVMEWECCIKHPEDGAREGAEFIKNHIIRVTDKTFDDFAGSGSDVASNRRILGLD